A segment of the Solanum lycopersicum chromosome 9, SLM_r2.1 genome:
TCACACATATTGTTTTCAACAATGTCACACTTAGAATGCTCTTTAAAATATGCTTTGCACCAAGTAGTTTTTTCATAATGCAACAAGTCCTCACAAATTTTATTACCTAATTTGTTGAGTTTATCCATCTGATcttcaaatttcatttcaaaactTGACTTAGCACATCTCCAGAACcgtttccttctttcttcaccACTCCATAATTGATGCCAGTTGGACCAGATATGTCTAGCACACCTTCTCTGCTCACTATCTGGTAGCAACTCACATAAAGCTGGTACAAGGCCCTATGTAAGCAGTTGTAGCACAAACATTAAAAAGTATTAGCAAcacaagaaaaagaataatagaACAAGATACAATGCAAAAACCATCTAACCTTCTGCATATCTGACATAACAGTCAGTCCATGTCCTCTGCCTAAGTTCAGATCTTCTATCAAGTACTTTAGAAAAAAACTCCAACTATGTTTTGTCTCTGTGTCAACAACAGCCCATGCGATTGGAAACATCTGTTGATTTCCATTTCTACCAACAGCAACCAACAATTCTCCCTTGCAAGAACCCTTCAGAAAACATCCATCAAAACCAATAATTTTTCTGCATCCTTCCAACCACCccctcttcaatttttttctcactaATTCCTGAATTTCCCATAATCTTATATATGGTTGACAGGTTATTTCATCCTTGAACTTTTCTGCAACAAACTTAGATGTACACAACTTGTTCTTGGTCGATTGAGGACATACATGCACAGGATAATAATTTTTGACAACAAAATCACCAGAATCTTTATCTATACTAGCAAACAGCAACCATTTACATTTCTTGTCCTCACATTTAACTCTAACTCTTTTTTTGTCATTAGGCTTCAATTTTAACCTAGTTTTATATTGACAAGAATAGTCTGCAATAGCTTTTCTAAATTGTTCAGCACTTTCAAACACCATACCAAGCTCAAAAATTGCTACAACACAATCAGGATCAAATCTTacctttttactttttcttcttcttggtaAATCAACACCCTTCACAAATTCTGAATCCAATTCAACCCTACTGTCTTCACTGTCCAATTCTGAGCTATCTATATATTGCTCATCACCCCCTAGTCTTCCAGTGTATCTAGCAGCCTTATTCCTTCCTATGTCTTCAAAGCCTCTATCAACACCAGCTGTTCCAAGCTTTATTTCCTCAGTTTGAGtaggttttttctttttcactttgtttCTCCTTTCATTTCTAAGAGATCTTAATTCTTCATCAACCTCAGAGTCATCCACATCAGGAATAGCATCCTCTTGAGAGTCATCACTACTTTCTTCATTTGATTCAGTCCATTCCACATCTAGATCTGATATATCTCCTGGCTCAACTTCCACATTAACATTTTCAGATTCAGCCTCATGATTTAACCCTTCACTTGCAGTCACATTTATATCTTCTAAGTC
Coding sequences within it:
- the LOC112942144 gene encoding uncharacterized protein, which translates into the protein MDAIIITRFHHGGKFIQDKTGITYKGEAEVEYVNIDKDHFSIIELLFYTKQLGYITVGGFCVKDPTKNDFIEVDTDLTLVNLIKDLKDGDFLDIYVKYVVDDLEVVTTGLLCGSVVEEDLEDINVTASEGLNHEAESENVNVEVEPGDISDLDVEWTESNEESSDDSQEDAIPDVDDSEVDEELRSLRNERRNKVKKKKPTQTEEIKLGTAGVDRGFEDIGRNKAARYTGRLGGDEQYIDSSELDSEDSRVELDSEFVKGVDLPRRRKSKKVRFDPDCVVAIFELGMVFESAEQFRKAIADYSCQYKTRLKLKPNDKKRVRVKCEDKKCKWLLFASIDKDSGDFVVKNYYPVHVCPQSTKNKLCTSKFVAEKFKDEITCQPYIRLWEIQELVRKKLKRGWLEGCRKIIGFDGCFLKGSCKGELLVAVGRNGNQQMFPIAWAVVDTETKHSWSFFLKYLIEDLNLGRGHGLTVMSDMQKVRWFLHCILFYYSFSCVANTF